One window from the genome of Natrinema caseinilyticum encodes:
- a CDS encoding archaea-specific SMC-related protein yields MSHSDGTLQKPTIGERVELDVENMGGIDACSVEFQRGVTLLTGRNATNRTSLLRAVSGILGGTNATLKSDADEGRVTLTVGDREYTRRYNRTATGVQVTGEPYEQNSELIDLFISLLENNPARLAVERGDDLRELIMRPVDTTEIERRIDRLQDEREKISAELDRIEQQSKRLPKLEEQRQTLSAELESLEDEIETLRAEVTKYEADAEMAEEAEELVDTLDERRKERSEIEDQIDLVSAEIDALEGQPAELRDERDNLSEYTEADLESVREKLRSVRNRKRELENTASDLSAIVEFNEDILSDSISNLPEETTDNDPVTELAPESDQEVTCWTCGNRAERGAIADRLEKLRSVVTEKRNESSNLESQISELESEQEEIREAIDERERLEAEIDEVERKLESKKERKASLESKAADVREDISELETDVAETEELRDSGLMETYERISELQYEQGQKQQELASVEDEIEEIESLPDKSDLQTQLDEVRQELNRERGRVVELESDSVSKFNEHMDEVLEILSYRNISRVWIERKETETSGHENTTFDLHLVRESGTGSVYEDTVENLSESEREVIGLIVALAGFLVHEVYREVPFMLLDSLEAIDSERIADLIEYFSEYSPYLVVALLPEDASGITERYTRITADELS; encoded by the coding sequence ATGTCACACTCTGATGGGACCCTTCAGAAACCGACCATCGGCGAGAGGGTCGAGTTAGATGTCGAAAATATGGGCGGTATCGACGCGTGTTCCGTCGAATTCCAGAGAGGGGTCACTCTGCTCACCGGGAGAAACGCGACCAACAGAACGAGCCTTCTCCGAGCGGTCAGCGGGATTCTCGGAGGAACGAACGCCACGCTCAAAAGCGACGCGGACGAAGGTCGCGTCACGCTCACCGTCGGCGACAGGGAGTACACCCGTCGGTACAATCGAACAGCGACCGGCGTTCAGGTGACGGGAGAACCGTACGAGCAGAACAGCGAACTCATCGATCTCTTCATCTCGCTTCTCGAGAACAATCCGGCCAGACTGGCAGTCGAGCGCGGCGACGACCTCCGGGAACTCATCATGCGCCCGGTGGACACGACCGAAATCGAGCGACGTATCGACCGGCTGCAAGACGAACGCGAGAAAATCAGCGCGGAGTTAGATCGCATCGAACAGCAGTCGAAACGGCTCCCGAAACTCGAGGAACAGCGACAAACACTTTCAGCGGAGCTCGAATCGCTCGAAGATGAGATCGAAACACTCCGTGCGGAAGTCACTAAATACGAGGCCGACGCCGAAATGGCCGAAGAGGCCGAGGAACTCGTCGATACGCTCGACGAGCGGCGAAAAGAACGAAGCGAAATCGAAGATCAGATCGATCTGGTGTCGGCCGAAATAGACGCGCTCGAAGGACAGCCAGCGGAACTGCGCGACGAGCGCGACAACCTGTCCGAATACACGGAGGCGGATCTGGAATCAGTTCGAGAGAAACTCCGATCGGTCCGAAACCGGAAGCGCGAACTCGAGAACACGGCATCTGATCTCTCTGCGATCGTCGAATTCAACGAGGACATCCTCTCCGACAGCATCTCGAATTTACCCGAAGAAACCACCGACAACGATCCGGTGACGGAACTCGCCCCCGAATCGGACCAGGAGGTAACCTGCTGGACCTGCGGCAACCGAGCGGAACGGGGGGCGATCGCGGATCGACTGGAGAAACTGCGGTCAGTCGTAACAGAAAAGAGAAACGAATCGTCCAACCTCGAGTCGCAGATTAGCGAGTTGGAGAGCGAACAGGAAGAGATTCGAGAAGCGATCGACGAGCGAGAACGGCTCGAAGCCGAGATTGACGAGGTAGAACGCAAACTCGAATCCAAAAAGGAACGCAAGGCGTCCCTCGAGTCGAAAGCGGCCGACGTGCGAGAAGACATCAGCGAACTCGAAACGGACGTCGCGGAAACCGAAGAGTTGCGCGACAGCGGCCTGATGGAGACCTACGAGCGAATCAGCGAATTACAGTACGAGCAAGGCCAGAAGCAACAGGAACTCGCGTCCGTCGAAGACGAAATCGAAGAGATCGAATCGTTACCGGACAAGTCCGATCTGCAGACCCAACTCGACGAAGTTCGCCAGGAACTCAATCGCGAGCGCGGACGAGTGGTGGAACTCGAATCCGACTCCGTCTCGAAATTCAACGAGCACATGGACGAAGTGCTCGAGATACTCAGTTATCGGAACATATCACGGGTTTGGATCGAGCGGAAAGAGACCGAGACGAGCGGTCACGAGAACACGACGTTCGATCTTCACCTCGTTCGAGAATCCGGAACGGGATCGGTATACGAGGACACGGTAGAAAATCTCAGCGAAAGCGAGCGAGAAGTGATCGGCCTGATAGTCGCACTCGCCGGTTTTCTCGTTCACGAAGTGTATCGAGAAGTGCCGTTCATGCTACTCGACTCGTTAGAAGCGATCGACTCCGAGCGCATCGCTGATCTCATCGAGTACTTTTCCGAGTACTCGCCATACCTCGTCGTCGCGTTGCTCCCGGAAGACGCCTCCGGCATTACGGAGCGCTATACGAGGATAACGGCTGACGAACTGAGCTAA
- a CDS encoding IclR family transcriptional regulator has protein sequence MTRDLPIKSLRTAFAIVEELVDRNGAGVSELATAMDRPKSTIYDHLVTLHELGYLVERDETYYVSSNFLRIGDLNRQSKEIYQASSEELERLAAETGEHASLTIEEHGKAVIIATEEGDEAIPVKTYSGIVMDMHTSAPGKAILAFMDEDEVSDIIDRNGLTKRTENTIHNRDELREELAWIREHNYALDDEERLTGMRSVAAPVIDRDDRVRGSLTIYGPTNRINDQLFREEFPELLMRSGNIVEVLMNYD, from the coding sequence ATGACGCGGGATCTCCCGATCAAATCCCTCCGCACGGCCTTCGCGATCGTCGAGGAACTCGTCGACCGAAACGGTGCAGGCGTTTCGGAACTGGCCACGGCGATGGACCGTCCGAAGAGCACGATTTACGATCACCTCGTGACGCTTCACGAACTCGGGTATCTCGTCGAGCGGGACGAAACGTACTACGTCAGTTCGAATTTTCTCCGAATCGGTGACCTCAATCGTCAAAGTAAGGAAATTTATCAGGCGAGCAGCGAAGAACTCGAGCGGCTAGCTGCGGAGACGGGCGAGCATGCGAGCCTGACGATCGAAGAACACGGGAAGGCGGTCATCATCGCGACCGAGGAAGGAGACGAAGCGATTCCCGTAAAGACCTACAGCGGAATCGTCATGGACATGCATACGTCGGCGCCGGGGAAAGCGATTCTCGCCTTCATGGACGAAGACGAGGTGTCCGACATTATCGACCGGAACGGGCTGACGAAACGGACCGAGAATACGATACACAACCGAGACGAGCTCCGTGAGGAACTCGCGTGGATACGAGAACACAATTACGCCCTCGACGACGAGGAGCGGCTTACGGGGATGCGTTCAGTTGCGGCTCCGGTGATCGACCGGGACGACCGCGTCAGGGGGTCGCTCACTATCTACGGGCCGACGAACCGGATCAACGATCAGCTCTTTCGCGAGGAGTTTCCGGAACTCCTGATGCGATCCGGAAACATCGTCGAAGTGTTGATGAACTACGATTAA
- a CDS encoding nuclear transport factor 2 family protein, with amino-acid sequence MSIDERLTRLEHRESITELRAAYCYRIDSRDWDGFADLFTEDAHLDFGPTGTYDGRVAVRDFAENVVGAEHPFLAHMVHNPLIEIDGETATGTWYFEVPCTFRDGSAGWIQGIYHDEYRLVDDEWLFAEIVADFNYFAEYDEGWAEIVADS; translated from the coding sequence ATGAGCATAGACGAACGACTCACCCGACTGGAGCACCGAGAATCGATTACCGAACTTCGTGCGGCGTACTGTTACCGGATCGACTCCCGCGACTGGGACGGGTTCGCCGATCTGTTCACCGAGGACGCGCATCTGGACTTCGGCCCGACCGGGACGTACGACGGGCGTGTCGCGGTCCGCGACTTCGCCGAGAACGTCGTCGGAGCGGAACATCCGTTTCTGGCCCATATGGTCCACAATCCGCTCATCGAAATCGACGGCGAGACCGCGACCGGCACGTGGTATTTCGAGGTTCCGTGTACGTTCCGAGACGGATCGGCGGGGTGGATACAGGGCATTTACCACGACGAATATCGGCTCGTCGACGACGAGTGGTTGTTCGCCGAAATCGTCGCCGACTTCAACTATTTCGCCGAATACGACGAGGGATGGGCCGAAATCGTCGCCGATTCCTGA